The following coding sequences lie in one Syngnathoides biaculeatus isolate LvHL_M chromosome 16, ASM1980259v1, whole genome shotgun sequence genomic window:
- the LOC133514736 gene encoding nuclear factor interleukin-3-regulated protein-like, giving the protein MENLTSALKNSGSNINCLETFTGYEESIPPLQGTPSRMGRIIKPKPNMTCRRKREFISDEKKDASYWEKRRKNNEAAKRSREKRRLNDMVLENRVIALNDENVRLKTELLQLKLRFGLISTASYIEKSQQIEGSNSTGNGGSSSSSSSQYYSSGYSSSSQVMMNSDSSETEQSGLSEGHRQRVKYSPRGSLSDMSDGSSRDSPEPIPFEIKQEGDRLEMDITNGTTTQIMFHIHRGLASVPTHHQLQQHPQQMEAAYHSQQQQQHIHQQQPHQEPVASINNQLAPQPPATQTSVILFGSSCASYPVDSLTRSQDINVQKQSRSSSQACASHQAQSFGESTSEPLAEMTKQLERKALDSTSYELSGSHSEDGERQVYNSCHSPAQTLHEQQDSHWSRELIHKQMKEISQSHLYHQQPPPSYVSAQDEEPPVLTYEGEFPNDAYSQGQSSSSSKDTSSIDSDPRSSDKEASTDDDESHSPSCSDNYHNRDLNSIHEPASPQPTSQSCSQAQARDPQGEVKGTALPHKLRLKHRAISSGSSGGHCSGQESPTTPPSAMSPPLPQHPYLSLSPQQNIQRESPALVTKEAAASEGEEARKHYGKKEIGGRRNKRRD; this is encoded by the coding sequence ATGGAAAATCTGACTTCAGCCCTCAAAAACTCAGGAAGTAACATAAACTGCCTTGAGACCTTCACCGGTTATGAAGAGTCTATTCCCCCTCTCCAAGGGACACCATCTCGCATGGGCCGCATCATCAAACCCAAACCCAATATGACCTGCAGGCGAAAACGCGAATTCATTTCAGATGAGAAGAAAGATGCTTCTTATTGGGAAAAACGGCGCAAGAACAATGAGGCAGCCAAACGCTCCCGTGAGAAGCGCCGTCTGAATGATATGGTTTTGGAGAACCGTGTCATCGCACTGAATGACGAAAATGTGAGGCTCAAGACAGAGCTGCTCCAGCTAAAACTGCGCTTTGGCCTTATAAGCACTGCTTCTTACATTGAAAAGAGTCAGCAAATTGAGGGAAGCAACAGCACTGGAAATGGAGGTTCctcgtcatcatcatcctctCAGTACTACTCCAGCGGTTATTCCAGCAGTTCTCAGGTGATGATGAACTCTGACTCCTCTGAAACTGAGCAGTCTGGTCTCAGCGAGGGCCACAGGCAGCGGGTGAAATACTCACCACGTGGTTCTCTGTCTGACATGTCTGATGGCTCCTCCAGAGACAGCCCAGAGCCAATTCCCTTTGAGATCAAACAGGAAGGTGACAGGCTAGAGATGGACATTACCAATGGCACTACCACCCAGATTATGTTTCACATACATCGAGGTCTGGCATCTGTACCCACTCATCACCAGCTCCAGCAGCATCCTCAGCAGATGGAGGCCGCTTATCACAGccagcaacagcagcaacacattcATCAACAACAACCCCATCAGGAGCCTGTTGCTTCTATCAATAATCAACTTGCCCCTCAACCACCTGCTACCCAGACAAGTGTCATTCTCTTTGGCTCCAGTTGTGCCTCTTATCCCGTGGACAGCTTGACACGATCCCAAGACATCAATGTGCAGAAGCAGAGCAGAAGTAGCAGTCAGGCATGTGCCAGCCATCAAGCCCAGTCCTTTGGGGAGAGCACCTCAGAGCCTCTTGCTGAGATGACCAAACAACTGGAGAGGAAAGCATTAGACTCCACTTCATATGAGCTCTCAGGCAGCCACAGTGAAGATGGAGAAAGGCAAGTGTACAACAGTTGTCATTCTCCAGCGCAGACCTTGCACGAGCAGCAGGACTCCCACTGGTCCAGAGAATTGATCcacaaacaaatgaaagaaatcaGCCAATCCCATCTGTATCACCAACAGCCTCCACCTTCATATGTTAGTGCCCAAGATGAGGAACCACCTGTTCTTACCTATGAGGGTGAGTTCCCAAATGACGCTTACTCCCAAGGCCAATCAAGCTCATCTAGTAAAGACACGTCATCTATTGATAGTGATCCAAGGAGCTCTGACAAAGAAGCCTCGACTGATGATGACGAGTCTCATTCCCCATCCTGCTCAGACAACTATCACAACCGAGATCTCAACAGCATCCACGAGCCTGCCTCGCCTCAGCCCACGTCCCAGAGCTGCTCTCAGGCCCAAGCCCGGGACCCCCAGGGGGAGGTGAAGGGCACAGCATTACCCCACAAACTCCGGCTTAAACATCGGGCCATAAGCTCCGGGAGCAGTGGAGGTCATTGCTCCGGCCAAGAGTCCCCAACCACACCTCCTTCTGCCATGTCGCCGCCCCTCCCTCAACATCCCTATTTGTCCCTGTCGCCACAACAGAACATTCAGAGAGAGAGCCCAGCCCTCGTCACGAAAGAGGCAGCAGCATCAGAGGGGGAAGAAGCAAGGAAACACTACGGGAAAAAGGAGATAGGTGGACGACGGAATAAGAGACGAGATTAG
- the nfil3-6 gene encoding nuclear factor, interleukin 3 regulated, member 6: protein MFEEASQEMRVQQDGARLHSLESPGEGAGGPLSFPDDTMSVLTSSNLLARSLLGRSTAVKRKESPSSSIRRKREFIPLEKKDEGYWDKRKKNNEAAKRSREKRRVNDMVLESRVLALLEENTRLRAELLALKFRFGLVKDPSTASILPLSAPPPPHTPPSATPHYYLLNTSSPHANNQTGPPSGRGSRDGGNLSEDSGFSTPGGSSVGSPVYFEDRLSDHGKSSPHRAEEMDIYHSPADAHHTKVDQAEAMKNLPHKLRFKTPGNGEPGDAAGDANTTRRSPAPPAAEGPRESPKVQELIGGDPGEGHSGLWLPLQGDAPRRGRQSPHYATSPSNYNMQPAAQGHTEVKYQHENHYLKSQLSSLSKEVAQLKKLFTEQLMANVN from the coding sequence ATGTTTGAGGAGGCGTCCCAAGAGATGAGGGTGCAGCAGGATGGAGCAAGGCTCCACTCCCTGGAGTCCCCAGGAGAAGGAGCGGGAGGACCTCTTTCCTTTCCCGATGATACCATGTCGGTCCTAACCTCCAGCAACCTGTTGGCCCGCTCCCTGCTGGGTCGCAGCACCGCCGTCAAGCGCAAAGAAAGTCCCTCGTCCAGCATTCGGCGTAAGCGCGAGTTCATCCCGCTCGAAAAGAAGGACGAAGGCTACTGGGACAAGAGAAAAAAGAACAATGAGGCAGCCAAGCGCTCGCGAGAAAAGCGCCGTGTGAACGACATGGTTTTGGAGAGTCGCGTTCTGGCCCTGCTGGAGGAGAACACTCGCCTCCGGGCCGAGCTCTTGGCTCTCAAGTTCCGATTTGGTTTGGTGAAAGACCCGTCCACGGCGTCCATCCTGCCCCTCTccgcgcctcctcctcctcacactCCTCCCAGCGCGACTCCCCACTATTATCTCCTCAACACCTCATCCCCACACGCCAACAACCAGACGGGTCCGCCGAGCGGACGGGGCTCCAGAGATGGTGGCAACCTGTCAGAAGACTCGGGGTTCTCCACTCCAGGTGGCTCCAGCGTGGGCAGCCCAGTCTACTTTGAAGACCGGCTAAGCGACCACGGCAAATCCTCGCCACACAGAGCAGAGGAGATGGACATCTACCACTCCCCCGCCGACGCCCACCACACGAAGGTGGACCAAGCTGAGGCTATGAAGAACCTCCCCCATAAGCTGCGATTCAAGACCCCCGGTAACGGTGAACCGGGCGACGCTGCAGGCGATGCCAACACCACTCGACGCAGCCCGGCGCCTCCTGCAGCGGAGGGTCCCCGAGAGAGCCCAAAAGTCCAAGAACTGATTGGCGGAGATCCGGGAGAGGGCCACTCGGGCCTGTggcttcctctgcagggtgaTGCGCCCAGGAGGGGGAGACAGTCACCCCACTACGCCACCTCGCCCTCAAACTACAACATGCAGCCTGCTGCTCAAGGGCACACTGAAGTCAAGTATCAGCACGAGAACCACTACCTGAAGTCTCAGCTCAGCTCTTTGAGCAAGGAGGTGGCTCAGCTGAAGAAACTTTTCACAGAGCAGCTCATGGCTAACGTCAACTGA